A single window of Nakaseomyces glabratus chromosome G, complete sequence DNA harbors:
- the ORM2 gene encoding sphingolipid homeostasis protein ORM2 (CAGL0G01188g~Ortholog(s) have role in cellular sphingolipid homeostasis, negative regulation of sphingolipid biosynthetic process, response to unfolded protein and SPOTS complex localization), with the protein MSVPPLTKTISQSSFAESLRDLSSDEDLINKRIGSPNRDHRRRRSSSILSHVEPETFEDENDQHILTNMNATWMDQPGAWIIHVVIILLLAGMYKVMPGMSTKNAWSLTNTTYVIGSYVMFHWIKGTPFEFNGGAYDNLTMWEQIDGETLFTPTRKYLISVPIVLFLIVTHYSRGSHFFSKDFIWNCCVTFFGAILPKLPITHRLRLSIPGFTPAQIS; encoded by the coding sequence ATGTCCGTACCACCATTGACTAAGACGATATCACAATCGAGCTTTGCGGAGTCACTGAGAGATCTTTCGAGTGATGAGGACCTAATCAACAAGAGGATAGGATCACCTAACCGGGACCACAGAAGAAGACGTTCCTCCAGTATATTATCTCACGTTGAACCAGAAACTTTTGAGGATGAGAATGACCAACATATCCTGACGAATATGAATGCCACTTGGATGGATCAACCAGGAGCATGGATTATACATGTTGTGATTATTCTGCTGCTTGCAGGGATGTACAAAGTTATGCCAGGTATGTCTACCAAGAATGCTTGGTCACTCACAAATACCACATATGTTATAGGTTCCTATGTCATGTTCCACTGGATCAAAGGTACGCCTTTCGAATTTAATGGTGGGGCTTATGATAACCTTACAATGTGGGAACAGATAGATGGTGAGACATTATTCACCCCTACAAGAAAATACTTAATCTCTGTTCCTATTGTACTATTTCTGATAGTAACACATTACTCAAGAGGTAGCCACTTTTTCAGCAAGGATTTCATTTGGAACTGTTGTGTCACATTTTTTGGTGCCATTTTACCAAAGCTACCCATCACACATAGACTTAGATTATCGATTCCTGGATTTACTCCTGCTCAAATCAGTtaa